One stretch of Zingiber officinale cultivar Zhangliang chromosome 6B, Zo_v1.1, whole genome shotgun sequence DNA includes these proteins:
- the LOC121991409 gene encoding uncharacterized protein LOC121991409 — MAAKIMRESVNTFLCSYQTFTSIAGLFVFPASLSILFSQAFLSCSNPILHRIVYSHLCFLFRAARFPDVGLYSWINLKLAQTIFSFIFTLPFTLTFLLLAKVLIIRTTNGQPCWRRCLFSPQMPSCRRSYCSALITHLFSSSVMVVLNAAVFSALCLVFSAAEIAGLTSNTWALLLTATGLMLSAVAIGNAIAVCKLSIVVATTEGRSGWEALVKACVLAKGRAETALALVMAADMGMALAEALFQYKVVRPYLDGGGKVNGEMVWEAYLIAYVHSLLLVLDAITSCLFYNHCKFRRRLDSEDGVDDHYIELEPEEKRAALFI; from the coding sequence ATGGCCGCCAAGATCATGAGAGAATCCGTGAATACTTTCTTGTGTAGCTACCAGACGTTCACTTCCATTGCTGGTCTCTTCGTCTTCCCTGCTTCCTTATCTATCCTCTTCTCACAAGCCTTCCTCTCCTGCTCCAACCCCATCCTCCACCGTATCGTCTACAGCCACCTCTGTTTTCTTTTCAGAGCTGCAAGATTTCCAGACGTTGGATTATATTCCTGGATCAACCTCAAGCTGGCACAGACGATCTTTTCCTTCATCTTTACGCTTCCATTCACGCTCACGTTCTTGCTGTTGGCCAAAGTATTGATTATCAGGACAACTAACGGGCAGCCCTGTTGGCGACGCTGCCTTTTTTCTCCCCAGATGCCGTCGTGCCGGCGCAGCTACTGCTCCGCCCTCATCACCCACCTTTTCAGTTCCTCCGTGATGGTCGTCCTCAATGCGGCGGTCTTTTCCGCGCTCTGCCTCGTCTTCAGCGCAGCGGAAATAGCAGGACTGACGTCGAACACCTGGGCGCTGCTGCTCACCGCGACGGGCTTGATGCTGAGCGCTGTGGCCATTGGAAATGCGATCGCGGTCTGCAAGTTATCCATCGTCGTGGCGACGACGGAGGGGCGCTCGGGTTGGGAGGCGCTCGTGAAGGCCTGCGTGCTTGCGAAGGGAAGGGCGGAGACTGCGCTGGCCTTGGTCATGGCCGCCGACATGGGAATGGCACTGGCGGAGGCTTTGTTCCAATACAAGGTGGTGAGACCGTACCTTGACGGCGGAGGGAAGGTGAACGGGGAGATGGTGTGGGAGGCCTACTTGATTGCGTACGTCCACAGCCTCCTCCTCGTCCTCGACGCCATCACGAGCTGCTTGTTCTACAACCACTGTAAATTCCGACGGCGATTGGATTCCGAGGACGGCGTCGACGATCATTATATCGAACTGGAACCGGAAGAGAAGAGGGCTGCTCTGTTCATTTAA
- the LOC121989053 gene encoding E3 ubiquitin-protein ligase APD2-like isoform X1 — protein MPPRPDQRRFAHALLPLLAWLCGIAVALSLRYGYYGNHKLVLGRNTSRMIRTSSLFVKQLKAQGEAKQGVLLYGFNEKPQLSSENNWTLANYLFVDAYDRKGVSLWLNTGSRVWLEWRVSNGGDSYTDMLVILIKGEQNLEKPERFSTSSHNNLRNSRNGSKEEYIISEDSTYYLGVINLTPRSVIMNMSITVASKVYDTSKATSVCSTSRGACKLKLPFPNTRYYVLTTSGDEVTNIEVSFIARLTAYFIITVIIVVILSILLKYLGAFRPEQPRQEYQVAEIDTETDPIVPRKVVACAYGATEEEPESSVCCSSEDLYDGKICVICYDVRRNCFFTPCGHCVACYSCAQRIMEEDKKVCPICRRFIHKAKRLPSS, from the exons ATGCCTCCGCGGCCGGACCAACGACGATTCGCTCACGCGCTCCTCCCTCTCCTTGCGTGGCTATGCGGCAT TGCAGTTGCTCTTAGCCTGCGCTATGGTTACTACGGCAACCACAAGCTCGTGCTGGGGCGCAACACCTCTCGAATGATCAGGACCAGTTCCCTCTTCGTCAAGCAACTGAAAGCCCAAGGCGAAGCCAAGCAGGGAGTCTTGCTTTATGGATTCAACGAAAAGCCGCAGCTCAGCTCGGAAAACAATTGGACCCTCGCCAATTATTTGTTTGTGGATGCTTACGATCGCAAG GGAGTCTCTTTGTGGTTGAACACGGGCTCTAGAGTTTGGTTGGAATGGAGAGTGTCGAATGGTGGTGATAGTTACACAGACATGCTTGTGATTTTAATCAAAG GAGAACAAAACTTGGAGAAGCCGGAGAGATTTTCCACAAGCTCCCATAACAATCTAAGAAATTCTAGGAATG GTTCCAAAGAAGAATATATTATCTCTGAGGACAGTACGTATTATCTTGGTGTCATCAATTTAACACCTCGGAGCGTTATTATGAACATGAGTATAACAGTAGCATCAAAAGTTTATGACACCAGTAAGGCAACAAGCGTCTGCTCGACAAGTAGGGGTGCCTGCAAGCTTAAGCTTCCGTTTCCCAATACTCGATATTATGTTTTGACAACGTCAGGCGATGAG GTTACCAACATTGAGGTATCATTCATAGCCAGATTGACTGCCTATTTCATAATCACAG TCATTATAGTGGTCATCCTTTCGATACTACTGAAGTATCTTGGGGCATTTCGGCCTGAGCAGCCTAGGCAGGAGTATCAAGTTGCTGAGATAGATACCGAGACAGACCCCATCGTTCCGAGGAAGGTGGTGGCTTGTGCTTATGGGGCGACTGAAGAGGAGCCTGAATCGAGTGTGTGTTGCTCCTCAGAGGACTTGTATGACGGGAAGATTTGCGTGATCTGCTACGATGTGAGACGCAATTGCTTCTTCACTCCTTGTGGGCACTGCGTTGCTTGCTACTCCTGCGCACAGAG GATCATGGAGGAAGATAAAAAGGTTTGTCCAATCTGCAGAAGATTTATTCACAAAGCAAAAAGGTTGCCGAGTTCATAG
- the LOC121989053 gene encoding E3 ubiquitin-protein ligase APD2-like isoform X2, whose product MPPRPDQRRFAHALLPLLAWLCVALSLRYGYYGNHKLVLGRNTSRMIRTSSLFVKQLKAQGEAKQGVLLYGFNEKPQLSSENNWTLANYLFVDAYDRKGVSLWLNTGSRVWLEWRVSNGGDSYTDMLVILIKGEQNLEKPERFSTSSHNNLRNSRNGSKEEYIISEDSTYYLGVINLTPRSVIMNMSITVASKVYDTSKATSVCSTSRGACKLKLPFPNTRYYVLTTSGDEVTNIEVSFIARLTAYFIITVIIVVILSILLKYLGAFRPEQPRQEYQVAEIDTETDPIVPRKVVACAYGATEEEPESSVCCSSEDLYDGKICVICYDVRRNCFFTPCGHCVACYSCAQRIMEEDKKVCPICRRFIHKAKRLPSS is encoded by the exons ATGCCTCCGCGGCCGGACCAACGACGATTCGCTCACGCGCTCCTCCCTCTCCTTGCGTGGCTATGCG TTGCTCTTAGCCTGCGCTATGGTTACTACGGCAACCACAAGCTCGTGCTGGGGCGCAACACCTCTCGAATGATCAGGACCAGTTCCCTCTTCGTCAAGCAACTGAAAGCCCAAGGCGAAGCCAAGCAGGGAGTCTTGCTTTATGGATTCAACGAAAAGCCGCAGCTCAGCTCGGAAAACAATTGGACCCTCGCCAATTATTTGTTTGTGGATGCTTACGATCGCAAG GGAGTCTCTTTGTGGTTGAACACGGGCTCTAGAGTTTGGTTGGAATGGAGAGTGTCGAATGGTGGTGATAGTTACACAGACATGCTTGTGATTTTAATCAAAG GAGAACAAAACTTGGAGAAGCCGGAGAGATTTTCCACAAGCTCCCATAACAATCTAAGAAATTCTAGGAATG GTTCCAAAGAAGAATATATTATCTCTGAGGACAGTACGTATTATCTTGGTGTCATCAATTTAACACCTCGGAGCGTTATTATGAACATGAGTATAACAGTAGCATCAAAAGTTTATGACACCAGTAAGGCAACAAGCGTCTGCTCGACAAGTAGGGGTGCCTGCAAGCTTAAGCTTCCGTTTCCCAATACTCGATATTATGTTTTGACAACGTCAGGCGATGAG GTTACCAACATTGAGGTATCATTCATAGCCAGATTGACTGCCTATTTCATAATCACAG TCATTATAGTGGTCATCCTTTCGATACTACTGAAGTATCTTGGGGCATTTCGGCCTGAGCAGCCTAGGCAGGAGTATCAAGTTGCTGAGATAGATACCGAGACAGACCCCATCGTTCCGAGGAAGGTGGTGGCTTGTGCTTATGGGGCGACTGAAGAGGAGCCTGAATCGAGTGTGTGTTGCTCCTCAGAGGACTTGTATGACGGGAAGATTTGCGTGATCTGCTACGATGTGAGACGCAATTGCTTCTTCACTCCTTGTGGGCACTGCGTTGCTTGCTACTCCTGCGCACAGAG GATCATGGAGGAAGATAAAAAGGTTTGTCCAATCTGCAGAAGATTTATTCACAAAGCAAAAAGGTTGCCGAGTTCATAG
- the LOC121989054 gene encoding probable protein phosphatase 2C 78 yields MLRSCLRPLERCFGRIGGGDGLMWHMDLKPHAYGEFSIAVVQANDSLEDQGQVFTSPSATFVGVYDGHGGPEASRFVSNRLLPDLDRFASEQGGLSAEVIKKAFRATEEDFVQLVKRSWLSRPKIASVGTCCLVGAIAGDTLYVANLGDSRAVLGRRSLGGKSVVVERLSTDHNVAVEEVRKEVVELHPDDSQIVVHARGAWRIKGIIQVSRAIGDIYLKKPEFSRDPLFQQFVSPIPLKRPVISAEPSIRIQKLKPHDLFLIFASDGLWEQLSDEAAAEIVFKNPRTGIAKRLAKAALSEAARKREMRYNDIRQIEKGIRRHFHDDITVIVIYLDQHGQVGHSKFNGSTNDCTRVPADIFSFNSDESEETPLST; encoded by the exons ATGCTGCGCTCGTGCTTGAGGCCGCTTGAGCGGTGCTTTGGGCGGATCGGCGGCGGCGATGGCTTGATGTGGCACATGGACCTGAAGCCCCATGCCTACGGCGAGTTCTCCATTGCCGTTGTTCAGGCCAACGATTCCCTCGAGGATCAGGGCCAAGTGTTCACCTCGCCTTCTGCCACCTTCGTCGGCGTCTATGACGGCCACGGCGGACCCGAGGCGTCGCGCTTCGTCAGCAACCGCCTGCTCCCCGACCTTGATA GGTTCGCTTCTGAGCAAGGGGGCCTGTCGGCGGAAGTGATCAAGAAGGCGTTCCGCGCGACCGAGGAGGATTTCGTGCAATTGGTGAAGAGGTCCTGGCTGTCCCGGCCGAAGATAGCCTCGGTGGGGACGTGCTGCCTCGTGGGGGCGATCGCCGGGGACACGCTCTACGTGGCCAACCTGGGTGATTCCAGGGCTGTTCTTGGACGCCGGAGCTTAGGCGGCAAGTCTGTGGTGGTCGAGAGACTATCAACGGACCATAACGTTGCCGTCGAGGAAGTGAGGAAGGAGGTCGTTGAGCTGCATCCAGATGACAGCCAAATAGTAGTTCATGCTCGCGGCGCCTGGCGGATAAAAGGGATAATCCAG GTGTCTAGGGCTATTGGGGACATCTACCTCAAGAAACCTGAGTTCAGTAGAGATCCATTATTTCAGCAATTTGTTTCTCCTATTCCATTAAAGAGACCTGTCATCAGTGCGGAGCCATCGATAAGGATTCAAAAGCTTAAGCCACATGACTTATTTTTGATATTTGCTTCAGATGGTCTATGGGAGCAATTAAGTGATGAAGCTGCAGCTGAGATTGTTTTCAAGAACCCAAGAACA GGAATAGCAAAGCGATTGGCCAAAGCTGCTCTCAGTGAGGCTGCAAGGAAAAGAGAAATGAGATACAACGATATCAGACAGATCGAGAAAGGAATTAGGCGCCACTTTCATGATGATATCACTGTCATAGTGATCTATCTTGATCAGCATGGTCAAGTGGGCCATTCCAAGTTCAATGGTAGTACTAATGACTGCACTAGAGTGCCTGCTGACATATTTTCTTTCAATTCTGATGAATCTGAAGAAACCCCTTTGTCGACATGA
- the LOC121989071 gene encoding microsomal glutathione S-transferase 3-like, with the protein MAVTLEITNDYGYVVLVLVLYIFFNFWMAIQVGKARRKYKVSYPTLYAIESENKDAKLFNCIQRGHQNALEMMPVFFVTLLLSGLYCPIVAAGLGAFYTVARYFYFRGYATGVPENRLKIGGFNFLALLGLMILAAVFGVRLLLS; encoded by the exons ATGGCGGTGACCTTGGAGATCACCAATGACTATGGCTACGTCGTTCTCGTCCTCGTCCTTTACATCTTCTTCAACTTTTGGATGGCCATTCAAGTCGGCAAGGCTCGCAGgaa GTACAAGGTCTCCTATCCAACGCTCTACGCGATCGAATCGGAGAACAAGGACGCCAAGCTATTCAACTGCATCCAG AGAGGGCACCAGAACGCACTGGAGATGATGCCGGTTTTCTTCGTTACGCTGCTTTTGAGCGGGCTCTACTGCCCCATCGTCGCCGCTGGGCTCGGCGCCTTCTACACCGTCGCCCGCTACTTCTACTTCAGGGGCTACGCCACCGGCGTGCCCGAGAACAGGCTCAAGATCGG TGGGTTTAACTTCTTAGCGTTGCTGGGGCTCATGATCCTGGCGGCGGTCTTTGGAGTTCGCCTTCTTCTCAGCTGA